In one Dermacentor albipictus isolate Rhodes 1998 colony chromosome 4, USDA_Dalb.pri_finalv2, whole genome shotgun sequence genomic region, the following are encoded:
- the LOC139059410 gene encoding uncharacterized protein, with amino-acid sequence MEKYKVKELLEICEELGIELGSTKRKNAILEVMRTGDVTAEEAAEAWANINERREREERREQERREEERREQQRREEEKEERREIREHELKMKELETRNSSPAPSLTSNVPRIRDQLPPFVVGEDMAKYLVKFEHVCERNSIERSLWAQNLLALLPGEASDVITCLSKEAFESYSDVKEALLRKYKLSPEAFRQRFRYAKKGKESNVDFAFRLKADLVEWLKGEEVYDDRDKIVECIALEQFYRCIDEDVRLWLQDRLKEVKLNKAAELAEEYYTRRSLHSKAVRIEKADRRDGFYGKPDERKEITRREFRDDESLPKETVRDGQNASQNDDDGPKQRNEMTRSFEKRRPLTCYNCKKQGHIAASCPERIAFATIQETHKNIRLLEPYVQEIKVNGKKCRALRDSAATMDVVHPSFVSSSDFTGECVRIRQVAEKESVCLPIATVIIEGEFGKLNTEAAVSAALPEQFSYLFSNSSEQLLRDQGKSFFADVAYMAPTRSKARPLSRELDLASVSERRCGTRTDHGNLSGEQSRERQSSEAGLDERVLEVSGSDACSASRDIDATPQLGDAGSTLAPVSASRQEQAAVERESLIREQQEGCSLADLRKSVKRGVKKKRVSFGKESGLLYRRYTDKQGRKYKQLRIPRKYRREK; translated from the coding sequence atggagaagtacaaggtcaaggaacttctcgaaatttgtgaggagttgggcattgagttgggctcaaccaaaagaaagaatgcgatccttgaggtcatgaggactggggacgtaacggctgaggaagccgctgaggcctgggcgaatatcaatgaacgtcgggaaagggaggaaaggagagaacaggaacgtcgcgaagaggaaaggagagaacagcaacgtcgcgaggaggaaaaggaggaaaggagagagattcgtgagcacgagcttaaaatgaaagagttggagacccgaaatagctcgccagcgcctagtctcacttctaatgttccaagaatacgcgatcaacttccaccctttgtcgtcggagaggatatggccaaatacctcgtgaaatttgagcacgtgtgtgaacggaatagcattgagcgatccctctgggcacagaatctgttagcgttgcttcctggggaggcatcagacgtaataacttgcttatcgaaagaggcgtttgagagctacagtgatgtgaaggaagcgctactgcggaagtacaaattgtcgcccgaagctttccggcagagattccggtatgcaaaaaagggtaaggagtcgaatgttgacttcgcgtttcgtctaaaagccgacttggtggaatggctgaagggcgaagaggtttacgacgaccgcgacaaaattgtcgaatgcatcgcgttggagcagttctaccgttgcattgatgaggatgtccggctctggctgcaagataggctaaaggaggttaagctaaacaaggcagcagagttagcggaagagtattacacccgccgcagcttgcacagcaaggcagtgcgcatagaaaaagcagatagaagagatgggttttacgggaagcccgacgaacggaaggaaatcacgcgtcgcgagtttcgggacgacgagtcccttcccaaagaaactgtaagggatggacagaatgcatctcagaatgatgacgatggtccgaaacagcgaaacgaaatgacgcgttcttttgaaaaacggagaccgttaacctgctacaattgcaaaaagcaagggcatatcgctgcaagctgcccagagagaattgcttttgcaacgatacaggaaactcacaagaacatacgtctattggagccctatgtgcaggaaattaaggtaaacggcaagaagtgccgagcactgcgggactctgcagcaactatggacgttgttcacccgtctttcgtctcctcgagtgattttacgggagagtgcgttaggatacggcaagtggccgagaaggagagtgtctgtttaccgatcgcaacggttatcattgaaggagagtttgggaaacttaacaccgaagccgctgtgtcagccgccctcccggagcaattttcctacctcttctcaaatagctcggagcagctgctgagggatcagggcaaatcattctttgccgacgtggcgtacatggcccccacgcgatccaaagcgcgcccgctgtcgagggaacttgacttagcgtcggtgagcgaaaggcggtgcggcacacggaccgatcacggtaacttgagtggcgagcagtcacgggagaggcagagctcggaggctggcctagacgagcgggtcctggaagtgagtgggagtgacgcgtgcagtgctagccgcgatatagacgcgacgccgcaattaggcgacgcgggctccacactcgctccggtttccgccagccggcaggagcaggctgcagttgaaagagaaagtctgattcgcgagcaacaggaaggctgttcattagccgatctgaggaagagcgtcaaacggggagtgaaaaaaaagagggtttcatttggcaaggaatctggcttattgtaccgccgctacacggataagcagggtcgcaaatataagcagcttcggattccgcgaaaatatcgccgggaaaaatga